In Halorientalis sp. LT38, a genomic segment contains:
- the sufB gene encoding Fe-S cluster assembly protein SufB, with amino-acid sequence MSSDQDHLKETDTEARFEFKKEESSAFKSEKGLTEETIRVISEDKDEPEWMLERRLRALKQFQQMPMPTDWPGAPDLSEIDFDEIVPYIRPDIETRGGAESWEDLPEEIQDTFDKLGIPEAEKNALSGVGAQYESEIVYQNMQERWEDKGVIFCDMDKAVQEHEEIVKEHFMTKCVPPSDNKFAALHGAVWSGGSFVYVPEDTTVEMPVQAYFRMNSEGMGQFEHTLIIAEDNSEVHYIEGCSAPKYSAFNLHSGGVEVFVGENAHVQYSTVQNWSKNTYNLNTKRAICDADGTMEWVSGSMGSKATMLYPSTILKGPGATDNHITIAFAGEGQNIDTGAKVYHNAPNTKSTIESKSISKDGGRTNYRGLVHMSDGAENSSTSVECDALMFDNESTSDTMPYMEIQENKVDVAHEATVGKIGDEDVFYLETRGLDDDDAKQMIVAGFIEPITEELPIEYAVELNRLIELEMEGSLG; translated from the coding sequence ATGAGTTCAGATCAAGACCATCTCAAAGAGACCGACACCGAGGCTCGCTTCGAGTTCAAGAAGGAGGAATCGTCCGCCTTCAAGTCCGAGAAGGGCCTCACAGAGGAGACCATCCGGGTCATCAGCGAAGACAAGGACGAGCCCGAGTGGATGCTCGAACGCCGCCTGCGCGCCCTGAAGCAGTTCCAGCAGATGCCGATGCCGACCGACTGGCCCGGCGCGCCGGACCTGAGCGAGATCGACTTCGACGAGATCGTGCCGTACATCCGCCCGGACATCGAGACCCGCGGCGGCGCGGAGTCCTGGGAGGACCTCCCCGAGGAGATCCAGGACACCTTCGACAAACTGGGCATCCCGGAGGCCGAGAAGAACGCCCTCTCGGGCGTCGGCGCCCAGTACGAGTCCGAGATCGTCTACCAGAACATGCAGGAGCGCTGGGAGGACAAGGGCGTCATCTTCTGCGACATGGACAAGGCCGTCCAGGAGCACGAAGAGATCGTCAAGGAGCACTTCATGACGAAGTGCGTTCCCCCGAGCGACAACAAGTTCGCGGCGCTCCACGGCGCGGTCTGGTCCGGCGGGTCGTTCGTCTACGTCCCCGAGGACACCACCGTGGAGATGCCCGTCCAGGCGTACTTCCGGATGAACTCCGAGGGGATGGGCCAGTTCGAGCACACGCTCATCATCGCCGAGGACAACTCCGAGGTCCACTACATCGAGGGCTGTTCCGCCCCGAAGTACTCGGCCTTCAACCTCCACAGCGGGGGCGTCGAGGTCTTCGTCGGCGAGAACGCGCACGTCCAGTACTCCACCGTGCAGAACTGGTCGAAGAACACGTACAACCTCAACACCAAGCGCGCCATCTGCGACGCCGACGGGACCATGGAGTGGGTCTCCGGATCGATGGGGTCGAAGGCGACGATGCTGTACCCCTCGACCATCCTGAAGGGTCCGGGCGCGACGGACAACCACATCACCATCGCGTTCGCGGGCGAGGGCCAGAACATCGACACCGGCGCGAAGGTCTACCACAACGCGCCGAACACGAAGTCGACCATCGAGTCGAAGTCGATCAGCAAGGACGGCGGCCGGACGAACTACCGCGGCCTGGTCCACATGTCCGACGGCGCGGAGAACTCCAGTACGAGCGTGGAGTGTGACGCGCTGATGTTCGACAACGAGTCGACCAGCGACACGATGCCGTACATGGAGATCCAGGAGAACAAGGTCGACGTGGCCCACGAGGCGACGGTCGGCAAGATCGGTGACGAGGACGTCTTCTACCTGGAGACGCGCGGCCTGGACGACGACGACGCGAAGCAGATGATCGTCGCCGGCTTCATCGAGCCGATCACGGAGGAACTGCCCATCGAGTACGCGGTCGAGCTCAACCGCCTCATCGAACTCGAGATGGAGGGCTCGCTCGGGTAA
- a CDS encoding potassium channel family protein: MQRPSRRTGYYLALVIVLTLLLTVVYNVGMASWENRPQPLYRSLQVVIQSFTTTGYGEDAPWLTPQMNLLAIVMQFTGIGLILTAVDVFAVPWIRDALTPSAPQVAPELDDHVIICEHTPRTDAFIGELEARGRDYVHIESDPETARELYERGYRLIEGDAETTETLANAHIESAMCVVIDAADDRSASIALAVREARPDVRVIALVEDADLAQYHRAAGVDDVLSPRQLLGESLAEHLPTAVTTEIDEGVTIGEDFELVELTISEDSDLAHTTFAEAALRDRFGVNVVGAWLDSDFKTPVDLDDRLEAGTRLLVTGESDQVESLREITVSAVRDFTAQRIVLAGYGDSGRAVYDGLAGSGSRLTVLDIEQQEQVDVVGDARDPDVLEAAGIRDADALVLTVADDTTAVFTTLIVRELNPDLQIIVRANEEEDVEKLYRAGADYVQSLATVSGRMLASTVFEDEEVLTYQTQINVVRLPASGLEGTTLAAEEVRTTTGCTVIAVIRDGKTITRFDPVNFTFEAGDEFVITGTDEAITQFEQQFRA, from the coding sequence ATGCAGCGACCGTCCCGTCGAACCGGTTACTATCTGGCACTGGTTATCGTGCTGACCCTGTTGCTGACGGTGGTCTACAATGTCGGGATGGCTAGCTGGGAGAATCGTCCCCAGCCCCTGTATCGGTCGCTCCAGGTCGTGATTCAGAGCTTTACCACGACGGGCTATGGTGAAGATGCACCGTGGCTAACGCCACAGATGAATCTGCTGGCGATCGTGATGCAGTTCACCGGCATCGGGCTGATCCTCACCGCCGTAGACGTGTTCGCTGTCCCGTGGATCCGGGATGCACTCACGCCAAGCGCGCCCCAAGTCGCGCCCGAGCTAGACGATCACGTCATCATCTGTGAACACACGCCCCGAACCGACGCGTTCATCGGGGAACTCGAAGCCCGGGGCCGCGATTACGTCCACATCGAATCCGATCCGGAGACGGCACGTGAACTGTACGAACGGGGGTATCGACTCATCGAAGGCGACGCGGAGACGACCGAGACGCTCGCGAACGCGCACATCGAATCTGCGATGTGTGTGGTCATCGATGCCGCCGACGACAGGAGCGCGAGTATCGCACTTGCCGTCCGTGAAGCCCGTCCGGACGTCCGCGTGATCGCGCTCGTCGAGGACGCCGATCTCGCTCAGTATCACCGCGCAGCCGGAGTAGACGACGTCCTCTCTCCGCGGCAATTACTGGGGGAGAGTTTGGCGGAGCATCTTCCGACCGCGGTTACGACGGAGATCGACGAAGGGGTCACCATCGGTGAGGATTTCGAACTCGTCGAACTAACGATCTCGGAGGACAGCGACCTCGCTCACACGACGTTCGCCGAGGCGGCACTCCGGGACCGATTCGGTGTGAACGTGGTCGGGGCCTGGCTCGATAGCGACTTCAAAACGCCCGTCGATCTCGACGACAGACTGGAGGCCGGGACGCGACTGCTCGTAACTGGCGAATCCGACCAGGTAGAATCCCTGCGGGAGATCACGGTCTCGGCTGTCCGTGACTTTACCGCGCAGCGGATCGTCCTCGCCGGGTATGGTGATTCTGGACGCGCCGTATACGATGGGTTAGCAGGATCCGGCTCGCGTCTGACCGTGCTAGATATCGAGCAACAGGAACAGGTCGATGTCGTCGGGGACGCCCGGGATCCAGACGTTCTGGAAGCGGCCGGGATCAGGGACGCGGACGCGCTGGTACTCACGGTTGCCGACGATACGACGGCGGTTTTCACGACCCTGATCGTCCGGGAATTGAATCCCGACCTGCAGATCATCGTCCGGGCGAACGAGGAAGAAGACGTCGAGAAACTCTACCGGGCCGGGGCGGATTACGTGCAATCGCTGGCGACGGTCAGCGGACGGATGCTGGCCTCGACGGTTTTCGAGGACGAAGAGGTGTTGACATACCAGACGCAAATCAACGTCGTCCGGCTTCCGGCGAGTGGCCTGGAAGGAACCACGCTCGCTGCGGAAGAAGTACGGACGACGACCGGCTGTACGGTCATCGCGGTGATTCGAGACGGCAAAACGATCACCCGGTTCGATCCCGTGAATTTCACCTTCGAAGCCGGTGACGAGTTCGTTATCACGGGGACCGACGAGGCCATTACACAGTTCGAACAGCAGTTCCGGGCCTGA
- a CDS encoding ferritin-like domain-containing protein, protein MSVQQPVSNDHQLARLLQIGVVLEEVVEARAGEHARALELEDPELEALLDEAARESADHRDRLETLIDDLEADTIPFEEIKGLVTAQYESEADFDGVLYDQLCNEETAYKFYDDLIGAIEASDATFGVDRAELIETLTAIREEEAEGVEEVTELMETRE, encoded by the coding sequence GTGAGCGTGCAGCAACCGGTCTCGAACGACCACCAGCTCGCGCGACTGTTACAGATCGGCGTCGTCCTCGAAGAGGTCGTCGAGGCGCGCGCCGGCGAGCACGCCCGGGCGCTGGAGCTCGAGGACCCGGAACTGGAGGCGCTTCTGGACGAGGCCGCCCGGGAGTCGGCCGACCACCGCGATCGACTGGAGACGCTCATCGACGACCTGGAAGCCGACACCATCCCCTTCGAGGAGATCAAGGGACTGGTGACGGCCCAGTACGAGTCCGAGGCGGACTTCGACGGCGTCCTCTACGATCAATTGTGTAACGAGGAGACCGCCTACAAGTTCTACGACGATCTCATCGGGGCCATCGAGGCCTCCGACGCCACCTTCGGCGTCGATCGCGCGGAACTGATCGAGACGCTCACTGCGATCCGAGAGGAGGAGGCGGAGGGAGTCGAGGAAGTCACCGAACTCATGGAGACACGAGAATGA
- the sufD gene encoding Fe-S cluster assembly protein SufD, which translates to MSTQVQANLTEEQVTEISEQLDEPEWLLETRLDALDALGELDMPAVIQTPGREWTNLDALDYERFVDPLEMAQEKDRVDAEGVDVLSWSDALDQHGDLIEEQFGSVVDPQRDYLTALSTALFSAGTVVYVPEGVDAEDVKIRTRMNSRALFNYTLVIAEESSSVTILERQETGDDAEGERYYSGVVEAVAGENATVQYGALQNLDEETYNFQVKRGHTGQYGQVNWIEGNIGSRLTKTSVETRLLGDSSESKIVGAFFGHEDQHFDLASRVWHEAEHTTADLITRGVLDDHARSVYEGVQDVGREAWDTNSYQRENTLMLSDESEADASPKLIINNHDTEASHSATVGQVDEQDMFYMTSRAIPAQVAENMLVEGFFEPVLSEVAVDEFREDLAGLIAKRLRE; encoded by the coding sequence ATGAGCACGCAGGTACAAGCAAACCTCACGGAGGAGCAGGTAACGGAGATCAGCGAACAGCTCGACGAGCCCGAGTGGCTGCTGGAGACGCGCCTCGACGCGCTCGACGCGCTCGGAGAGCTCGACATGCCCGCCGTCATCCAGACGCCGGGCCGGGAGTGGACGAACCTCGACGCGCTCGACTACGAGCGCTTCGTCGACCCCCTGGAGATGGCTCAGGAGAAAGACCGCGTGGACGCCGAGGGCGTCGACGTGCTCTCCTGGTCCGACGCGCTGGACCAACACGGCGACCTGATCGAGGAGCAATTCGGCAGCGTCGTCGACCCCCAGCGCGACTACCTCACGGCGCTCTCGACGGCGCTGTTCTCGGCAGGGACGGTCGTCTACGTCCCCGAGGGCGTCGACGCAGAGGACGTGAAGATCCGGACCCGGATGAACAGCCGCGCGCTGTTCAACTACACGCTCGTGATCGCCGAGGAATCGTCCTCGGTCACCATCCTCGAACGGCAGGAGACCGGTGACGACGCCGAGGGCGAGCGCTACTACAGCGGCGTCGTCGAGGCCGTCGCCGGCGAGAACGCGACCGTCCAGTACGGCGCGCTGCAGAACCTGGACGAGGAGACGTACAACTTCCAGGTCAAGCGCGGGCACACCGGCCAGTACGGCCAGGTGAACTGGATCGAGGGCAACATCGGGTCGCGCCTCACGAAGACCAGCGTCGAGACGCGACTGCTCGGCGACTCCTCGGAATCGAAGATCGTCGGGGCCTTCTTCGGCCACGAGGACCAGCACTTCGACCTCGCCTCCAGAGTCTGGCACGAGGCCGAACACACGACGGCCGACCTGATCACGCGTGGCGTCCTCGACGACCACGCACGGTCGGTCTACGAGGGGGTTCAGGACGTCGGCCGGGAGGCCTGGGACACCAACTCCTACCAGCGCGAGAACACGCTGATGCTCTCCGACGAGAGCGAGGCCGACGCCTCCCCGAAGCTGATCATCAACAACCACGACACCGAGGCCAGCCACTCCGCGACGGTCGGCCAGGTCGACGAACAGGACATGTTCTACATGACCTCGCGGGCCATCCCCGCGCAGGTCGCCGAGAACATGCTGGTCGAGGGCTTCTTCGAGCCCGTCCTCTCCGAGGTCGCGGTCGACGAGTTCCGCGAGGACCTCGCGGGGCTGATCGCGAAGCGTCTTCGTGAGTGA
- a CDS encoding histidine kinase N-terminal 7TM domain-containing protein, producing MPQFSWLLVALLIPLFVAVPTLVVILRHFENPRLSPIPPLVLIGSVTLWCLGDAARLAVTSLEAKLALLPIYYLMGTVVVVSLFVFAADYSERTAWRRPRRIALLLAPMLAMNVVEITNVGSLTIRSAQVVERGGVAFAEIVWGPMFYLHHGVAYLIVGAAAYMFLTFETTNRHYRGQVRSIVGALSIPWMLNVAYLIGLTGFNYTTTGFAAALPIGVLMIFRYRILRLIPVARSSVVEEMDTGYLVLDRGDVVVDVNDRAAALLGIPGERLLGYDREFLEATFPEIEAAFDDETGFDTITRERDGERRYYNVEASKLGAEGADVSPAQESSSVVLFQDVTEQIEAQRQLREQRDRLEEQNERLEEFASFLSHDLRNPLSVANGRLELAREEHDSVHMEQIAEAHERMDELIEDALALARQGQTVLDREPVSLRTACESAWNNVDTGDATLSVTTDCTVSADASQLTQLLENLFRNAIEHGGPDVTVTVGDVGASAEADAAASARTDGAARGFFVADDGPGIPEAERDRVFEKGFSTDDDGTGFGLAIVATAAETHGWSVRVTESEAGGARFEILDRNPDDGSGPDSTSDGEPPASAT from the coding sequence ATGCCCCAGTTCAGCTGGCTCCTGGTCGCCCTTTTGATTCCCCTCTTCGTCGCGGTTCCGACCCTGGTGGTCATCCTCCGGCACTTCGAGAACCCCCGTCTGTCTCCCATTCCGCCGCTGGTGCTGATCGGTTCCGTGACCCTGTGGTGTCTCGGCGACGCCGCGCGACTCGCCGTCACCTCGCTCGAGGCGAAACTGGCGCTGCTACCGATCTACTACCTCATGGGCACGGTCGTCGTCGTCTCGCTGTTCGTCTTCGCCGCGGACTACAGCGAACGCACCGCGTGGCGGCGCCCCCGGCGGATCGCCCTGCTCCTGGCGCCGATGTTGGCGATGAACGTCGTCGAGATCACGAACGTGGGGTCACTCACCATCCGTTCCGCGCAGGTGGTCGAGCGCGGCGGCGTCGCGTTCGCCGAGATCGTCTGGGGCCCGATGTTTTACCTCCACCACGGCGTGGCCTACCTCATCGTCGGCGCGGCCGCGTACATGTTCCTCACCTTCGAGACGACCAACCGTCACTACCGCGGCCAGGTCCGCTCCATCGTCGGCGCGCTCTCGATCCCCTGGATGCTCAACGTCGCGTACCTGATCGGGCTGACGGGGTTCAACTACACGACCACCGGCTTCGCCGCCGCGCTCCCCATCGGCGTGCTGATGATCTTCCGCTATCGCATACTGCGGCTCATCCCGGTCGCGCGCTCCTCGGTCGTCGAGGAGATGGACACCGGCTACCTGGTCCTGGACAGGGGCGACGTGGTCGTCGACGTCAACGACCGCGCCGCGGCGTTGCTGGGGATACCTGGCGAACGCCTGCTGGGTTACGACCGCGAGTTCCTCGAGGCCACGTTCCCCGAGATCGAGGCCGCCTTCGACGACGAGACCGGCTTCGACACGATCACCCGCGAGCGCGACGGCGAACGGCGCTACTACAACGTCGAGGCGTCGAAACTCGGTGCGGAGGGAGCAGACGTCTCACCGGCCCAGGAGAGCAGTTCCGTCGTCCTGTTCCAGGACGTCACCGAACAGATCGAAGCCCAGCGCCAGCTCCGCGAACAGCGCGACCGACTGGAGGAGCAGAACGAACGCCTCGAGGAGTTCGCGAGTTTCCTCTCCCACGACCTCCGCAACCCGCTCTCGGTCGCGAACGGGCGGCTCGAACTCGCTCGCGAGGAGCACGACAGCGTCCACATGGAACAGATCGCCGAGGCCCACGAGCGCATGGACGAACTCATCGAGGACGCGCTCGCGCTCGCGAGACAGGGCCAGACCGTCCTCGACCGCGAACCAGTCTCCCTCCGAACCGCCTGCGAATCGGCCTGGAACAACGTGGATACCGGGGACGCGACGCTCTCGGTCACCACCGACTGCACCGTCTCCGCCGACGCCTCACAGCTCACCCAGCTACTCGAGAACCTCTTTCGCAACGCGATCGAACACGGTGGCCCGGACGTGACCGTCACCGTGGGCGACGTAGGTGCCTCCGCTGAAGCCGACGCCGCCGCGAGCGCACGCACCGACGGCGCGGCCCGCGGCTTCTTCGTCGCCGACGACGGCCCGGGCATCCCGGAGGCCGAGCGCGACCGCGTCTTCGAGAAGGGGTTCTCGACCGACGACGACGGCACCGGGTTCGGCCTCGCCATCGTCGCGACGGCAGCCGAAACCCACGGATGGAGCGTTCGCGTCACCGAGAGCGAGGCGGGCGGCGCGCGCTTCGAGATCCTGGACCGGAACCCCGACGACGGATCCGGGCCGGATTCGACGTCCGACGGCGAACCGCCGGCCTCCGCTACATGA
- a CDS encoding metal-dependent transcriptional regulator, with the protein MNTADQYLKAIYLVQQVEDGPAATGRVADMLDVSPASANEMIGKLEERDLLDHEKYKGVTLTDDGIVRARDALQTYCIIERFLFEVLDVEEFQAEAKQLEPVIDETVAERLDTIIDRNPKCPDCFDPEDDACELLEVEADPAD; encoded by the coding sequence GTGAACACGGCCGACCAGTACCTGAAGGCGATCTATCTGGTCCAGCAGGTCGAGGACGGCCCGGCCGCCACCGGCCGCGTCGCCGACATGCTCGACGTGAGCCCCGCGAGCGCCAACGAGATGATCGGCAAACTCGAAGAGCGCGACCTGCTCGACCACGAGAAGTACAAGGGCGTCACGCTCACCGACGACGGCATCGTCCGGGCCCGCGACGCGCTCCAGACCTACTGCATCATCGAGCGATTCCTCTTCGAGGTCCTCGACGTCGAGGAGTTCCAGGCCGAGGCCAAACAGCTCGAACCCGTCATCGACGAGACGGTCGCCGAACGCCTCGACACCATCATCGACCGCAATCCGAAGTGCCCGGACTGCTTCGACCCCGAAGACGACGCCTGCGAGCTGCTCGAGGTCGAAGCGGACCCGGCGGACTGA
- a CDS encoding ABC transporter ATP-binding protein, protein MATLEISNLHAEVAEEGGEQILRGVDLEVESGEIHALMGPNGSGKSTTAKIIAGHPAYEVTDGEVLLHIDADEFDDLDEEIPEDLRTWNLLDLEPNERAALGIFLGFQYPAEIEGVTMVNFLRTALNAKLEEREELFEEDEEAEEAEGGDTNEDAAGYDTSPMEGNPEEGDIGVAEFQQILQEKMEQLDMDESFAQRYLNAGFSGGEKKQNEVLQAAILEPSIAVLDEIDSGLDIDRLQDVSNGINALRDEQGAGILQITHYQRILDYVEPDHVHVMLDGKIAKSGDATLAEELEDKGYDWVRDEVMETA, encoded by the coding sequence ATGGCAACACTCGAAATATCCAACCTACACGCTGAAGTTGCCGAGGAGGGCGGCGAGCAGATCCTTCGCGGGGTCGACCTCGAGGTCGAATCCGGCGAGATCCACGCGTTGATGGGCCCCAACGGGAGCGGGAAGTCCACGACGGCGAAGATCATCGCGGGTCACCCCGCCTACGAGGTGACCGACGGTGAGGTGCTGCTGCACATCGACGCAGACGAGTTCGACGATCTCGACGAGGAGATCCCCGAGGACCTTCGGACCTGGAATCTGCTCGACCTGGAGCCCAACGAGCGCGCGGCGCTCGGTATCTTCCTCGGGTTCCAGTACCCGGCAGAGATCGAGGGCGTCACGATGGTGAACTTCCTGCGGACGGCCCTGAACGCCAAACTCGAAGAGCGCGAGGAACTGTTCGAAGAGGACGAGGAGGCCGAGGAAGCCGAGGGCGGCGACACCAACGAGGACGCGGCCGGCTACGACACCTCGCCGATGGAGGGCAATCCGGAAGAGGGCGACATCGGCGTCGCCGAGTTCCAGCAGATCCTCCAGGAGAAGATGGAGCAACTCGACATGGACGAGAGCTTCGCCCAGCGCTACCTCAACGCCGGCTTCTCCGGCGGGGAGAAAAAACAGAACGAGGTCCTCCAGGCCGCGATCCTGGAGCCCTCGATCGCCGTGCTGGACGAGATCGACTCCGGGCTGGACATCGACCGCCTGCAGGACGTCTCGAACGGCATCAACGCCCTGCGCGACGAGCAGGGCGCGGGCATCCTCCAGATCACCCACTACCAGCGCATCCTCGACTACGTCGAACCCGATCACGTCCACGTGATGCTCGACGGCAAGATCGCCAAGTCCGGCGACGCCACGCTGGCCGAGGAACTCGAGGACAAGGGGTACGACTGGGTGCGCGACGAAGTGATGGAGACCGCGTAA